A window of Fusarium verticillioides 7600 chromosome 10, whole genome shotgun sequence contains these coding sequences:
- a CDS encoding endo-1,4-beta-xylanase — translation MVSFTSILAAVSAFTSVMALPSPQPIDGTSVVERDPPTNVLDKRTQPTTGTSGGYYFSFWTDTPNSVTYTNGNGGQFSMQWSGNGNHVGGKGWMPGAARTIKYSGTYNINGNSYLAIYGWTQNPLIEYYIVENFGTYNPSSGGQKKGEVTVDGSVYDIYVSTRVNAPSIEGNKTFQQFWSVRRNKRSSGSVNTGAHFQAWKNVGLNLGNHNYQILAVEGYYSSGSASMTVSQG, via the exons ATGGTTTCCTTCACCTCTATCCTCGCCGCCGTCTCGGCGTTCACCAGCGTCATGGCCCTTCCCTCCCCTCAGCCCATTGACGGCACCAGCGTTGTCGAGCGTGACCCTCCCACAAACGTCCTCGACAAGCGCACTCAGCCCACTACTGGCACAAGTGGTGGCTACTACTTCTCTTTCTGGACTGATACACCCAACTCCGTTACCTACACCAACGGCAACGGTGGTCAGTTCAGCATGCAGTGGAGTGGAAACGGTAACCACGTTGGTGGAAAGGGCTGGATGCCCGGTGCTGCTCG CACCATCAAGTACTCCGGTACTTACaacatcaacggcaacagcTACCTCGCTATTTACGGATGGACCCAGAACCCTCTCATCGAGTACTACATCGTTGAGAACTTCGGCACCTACAACCCCTCTTCCGGCggccagaagaagggtgaggTCACTGTTGACGGATCTGTCTACGACATCTACGTCAGCACCCGTGTCAACGCCCCCTCCATTGAGGGTAACAAGACCTTTCAGCAGTTCTGGTCTGTTCGACGCAACAAGCGTTCCAGCGGATCTGTCAACACCGGTGCTCACTTCCAGGCCTGGAAGAATGTCGGCCTCAACCTTGGTAACCACAACTATCAgatccttgctgttgagggcTACTACAGCTCTGGCTCTGCCAGCATGACTGTCTCTCAGGGTTAA